Proteins from a genomic interval of Cyprinus carpio isolate SPL01 chromosome A21, ASM1834038v1, whole genome shotgun sequence:
- the LOC109045947 gene encoding gelsolin-like isoform X1, translating to MVYHPEFERAGKEPGLQVWRIEKFDLVAVPENLYGGFYTGDAYVVLNTIKQRSGNLQYDLHFWLGDYCTQDESGAAAIFTVQMDDYLGGKPIQYREVQGYESKAFLGYFKKGLQYMKGGVASGFKHVVTNEVIVQRVLQVKGRRVVRATEVPVSWESFNQGDCFILDLGNEIYQWCGSKSNRFEKLKATQLAKGIRDNERSGRARVYVCDEGVEREKMLEVLGEKPDLPEGASDDIKADASNRKMAKLYKVSDASGDMTIALVAAENPFSQSALESSDCFILDHGSDGKIFVWKGKDANVEERKAAMKAADEFIKKMGYPKHTQVQILPEMGETPLFKQFFKNWRDVDQTEGLGLAYVSNSIAKIEKVPFDASTLHDSPAMAAQHGMIDDGNGGKQIWRIEGSDKVPVDPSTYGQFYGGDSYIILYNYRHGGRQGHIIYIWQGKDSSQDEIGASAILAAQLDDELGGGPVQMTGAPLTTQVRVVQGKEPAHLMGLFGGQPMVVHQGGTSREGGQTAPAETRLFQVRSNSTGCTRAVEVDAVSSNLNSNDAFVLVTPAASFIWVGRGACDTEKRGAQQLCDILGVSSSELGEGGEDGSFWDALGGKANYRTSSRLKDKMNAHPPRLFACSNKTGNFIIEEVPGEMTQEDLATDDVMILDTWDQVFVWIGNEAHDEEKTEAMTSAARYIETDPANRDPRTPIVKIKQGFEPPTFTGWFLGWDHDYWSTDPLERAMAELEI from the exons ATGGTGTACCACCCCGAGTTTGAGCGAGCAGGCAAAGAGCCTGGGCTCCAGGTGTGGAGAATTGAGAAGTTTGATTTGGTGGCAGTTCCTGAGAACCTCTATGGAGGGTTCTACACCGGTGATGCTTACGTGGTCCTCAATACTATCAAGCAACGCTCTGGCAACCTACAGTATGACCTCCATTTCTGGCTAG GTGACTACTGCACGCAAGATGAAAGTGGGGCGGCTGCCATTTTCACAGTGCAAATGGATGACTATTTGGGTGGAAAGCCCATCCAGTACCGTGAAGTTCAAGGCTATGAGTCCAAAGCTTTTCTGGGATATTTTAAGAAAGGGCTGCAGTATATG aaaGGTGGAGTTGCATCTGGATTCAAGCATGTGGTCACCAATGAAGTTATAGTGCAACGCGTGCTACAGGTCAAAGGTCGGCGTGTTGTCAGAGCAACAGAAGTGCCAGTCAGCTGGGAGAGCTTTAACCAGGGAGACTGCTTCATCCTGGACTTGGGCAAC GAGATCTACCAGTGGTGTGGTTCAAAGAGTAACCGCTTTGAGAAGCTAAAAGCTACTCAGCTTGCGAAGGGCATTCGTGACAATGAACGCAGTGGACGCGCtcgcgtgtatgtgtgtgatgaAGGGGTAGAACGAGAGAAGATGTTGGAG GTTCTTGGAGAAAAACCAGACCTGCCCGAAGGAGCATCTGACGATATCAAGGCTGATGCCTCCAACAGGAAGATGGCCAAACTTTATAAG GTGTCTGATGCCAGTGGAGACATGACGATTGCCCTGGTGGCCGCTGAGAACCCCTTCTCCCAGAGTGCACTAGAATCAAGCGACTGTTTCATCCTGGATCACGGCTCAGATGGGAAGATCTTTGTTTGGAAAG GCAAAGATGCCAATGTGGAAGAGAGAAAGGCTGCCATGAAGGCAGCAGATGAGTTCATCAAGAAAATGGGTTACCCAAAGCACACACAGGTTCAGATTCTCCCGGAGATGGGCGAGACGCCTCTATTCAAACAGTTCTTCAAAAACTGGCGAGATGTGGACCAGACGGAAGGTCTGGGTTTGGCTTATGTCTCAAACAGCATTGCTAAGATCGAGAAGGTGCCGTTCGATGCTTCAACTCTGCATGATTCACCAGCCATGGCTGCCCAACATGGAATGATCGATGATGGCAACGGAGGGAAACAG ATCTGGCGCATTGAAGGATCAGACAAGGTTCCAGTTGATCCCTCTACTTATGGCCAGTTCTATGGAGGAGACAGTTACATTATCCTGTACAATTACCGCCATGGAGGCAGACAGGGTCACATCATTTACATCTG GCAGGGTAAGGACTCCTCACAAGATGAGATTGGGGCATCTGCCATCTTGGCTGCCCAGCTGGACGATGAGCTTGGAGGTGGACCTGTGCAG ATGACTGGTGCTCCCCTCACCACTCAG GTGCGGGTGGTTCAGGGTAAGGAACCTGCTCACCTCATGGGTCTGTTCGGAGGGCAGCCTATGGTGGTGCACCAGGGCGGCACCTCCAGGGAAGGCGGTCAGACTGCGCCAGCCGAGACTCGGCTGTTCCAAGTGCGCTCAAACTCAACAGGGTGCACACGAGCGGTGGAG GTTGATGCCGTGTCCTCCAATCTGAACTCCAACGATGCCTTTGTCCTGGTGACCCCGGCTGCATCTTTCATATGGGTGGGACGAGGAGCCTGTGATACGGAGAAACGTGGGGCACAGCAGCTCTGTGATATCCTTGGAGTGTCGTCTTCCGAGCTGGGTGAAGGAGGAGAGGATG GTAGTTTCTGGGATGCTCTGGGAGGAAAGGCCAATTACCGCACGTCCTCCAGGCTAAAGGACAAGATGAATGCCCACCCACCACGACTGTTTGCCTGCTCAAACAAAACTGGGAATTTCATT ATTGAAGAAGTTCCTGGAGAGATGACTCAAGAAGACCTGGCTACTGATGATGTCATGATTCTGGACACCTGGGATCAG GTGTTTGTTTGGATTGGTAATGAAGCTCATGACGAGGAGAAGACTGAGGCAATGACTTCAG CTGCCCGATACATTGAGACAGACCCAGCCAACCGTGACCCGCGCACACCCATCGTGAAGATTAAACAAGGCTTTGAGCCGCCCACATTCACAGGCTGGTTCCTGGGCTGGGACCACGACTACTGGAGCACTGACCCACTGGAGCGGGCCATGGCGGAGCTGGAGATCTGA
- the LOC109045947 gene encoding gelsolin-like isoform X2, with product MVYHPEFERAGKEPGLQVWRIEKFDLVAVPENLYGGFYTGDAYVVLNTIKQRSGNLQYDLHFWLGDYCTQDESGAAAIFTVQMDDYLGGKPIQYREVQGYESKAFLGYFKKGLQYMKGGVASGFKHVVTNEVIVQRVLQVKGRRVVRATEVPVSWESFNQGDCFILDLGNEIYQWCGSKSNRFEKLKATQLAKGIRDNERSGRARVYVCDEGVEREKMLEVLGEKPDLPEGASDDIKADASNRKMAKLYKVSDASGDMTIALVAAENPFSQSALESSDCFILDHGSDGKIFVWKGKDANVEERKAAMKAADEFIKKMGYPKHTQVQILPEMGETPLFKQFFKNWRDVDQTEGLGLAYVSNSIAKIEKVPFDASTLHDSPAMAAQHGMIDDGNGGKQIWRIEGSDKVPVDPSTYGQFYGGDSYIILYNYRHGGRQGHIIYIWQGKDSSQDEIGASAILAAQLDDELGGGPVQVRVVQGKEPAHLMGLFGGQPMVVHQGGTSREGGQTAPAETRLFQVRSNSTGCTRAVEVDAVSSNLNSNDAFVLVTPAASFIWVGRGACDTEKRGAQQLCDILGVSSSELGEGGEDGSFWDALGGKANYRTSSRLKDKMNAHPPRLFACSNKTGNFIIEEVPGEMTQEDLATDDVMILDTWDQVFVWIGNEAHDEEKTEAMTSAARYIETDPANRDPRTPIVKIKQGFEPPTFTGWFLGWDHDYWSTDPLERAMAELEI from the exons ATGGTGTACCACCCCGAGTTTGAGCGAGCAGGCAAAGAGCCTGGGCTCCAGGTGTGGAGAATTGAGAAGTTTGATTTGGTGGCAGTTCCTGAGAACCTCTATGGAGGGTTCTACACCGGTGATGCTTACGTGGTCCTCAATACTATCAAGCAACGCTCTGGCAACCTACAGTATGACCTCCATTTCTGGCTAG GTGACTACTGCACGCAAGATGAAAGTGGGGCGGCTGCCATTTTCACAGTGCAAATGGATGACTATTTGGGTGGAAAGCCCATCCAGTACCGTGAAGTTCAAGGCTATGAGTCCAAAGCTTTTCTGGGATATTTTAAGAAAGGGCTGCAGTATATG aaaGGTGGAGTTGCATCTGGATTCAAGCATGTGGTCACCAATGAAGTTATAGTGCAACGCGTGCTACAGGTCAAAGGTCGGCGTGTTGTCAGAGCAACAGAAGTGCCAGTCAGCTGGGAGAGCTTTAACCAGGGAGACTGCTTCATCCTGGACTTGGGCAAC GAGATCTACCAGTGGTGTGGTTCAAAGAGTAACCGCTTTGAGAAGCTAAAAGCTACTCAGCTTGCGAAGGGCATTCGTGACAATGAACGCAGTGGACGCGCtcgcgtgtatgtgtgtgatgaAGGGGTAGAACGAGAGAAGATGTTGGAG GTTCTTGGAGAAAAACCAGACCTGCCCGAAGGAGCATCTGACGATATCAAGGCTGATGCCTCCAACAGGAAGATGGCCAAACTTTATAAG GTGTCTGATGCCAGTGGAGACATGACGATTGCCCTGGTGGCCGCTGAGAACCCCTTCTCCCAGAGTGCACTAGAATCAAGCGACTGTTTCATCCTGGATCACGGCTCAGATGGGAAGATCTTTGTTTGGAAAG GCAAAGATGCCAATGTGGAAGAGAGAAAGGCTGCCATGAAGGCAGCAGATGAGTTCATCAAGAAAATGGGTTACCCAAAGCACACACAGGTTCAGATTCTCCCGGAGATGGGCGAGACGCCTCTATTCAAACAGTTCTTCAAAAACTGGCGAGATGTGGACCAGACGGAAGGTCTGGGTTTGGCTTATGTCTCAAACAGCATTGCTAAGATCGAGAAGGTGCCGTTCGATGCTTCAACTCTGCATGATTCACCAGCCATGGCTGCCCAACATGGAATGATCGATGATGGCAACGGAGGGAAACAG ATCTGGCGCATTGAAGGATCAGACAAGGTTCCAGTTGATCCCTCTACTTATGGCCAGTTCTATGGAGGAGACAGTTACATTATCCTGTACAATTACCGCCATGGAGGCAGACAGGGTCACATCATTTACATCTG GCAGGGTAAGGACTCCTCACAAGATGAGATTGGGGCATCTGCCATCTTGGCTGCCCAGCTGGACGATGAGCTTGGAGGTGGACCTGTGCAG GTGCGGGTGGTTCAGGGTAAGGAACCTGCTCACCTCATGGGTCTGTTCGGAGGGCAGCCTATGGTGGTGCACCAGGGCGGCACCTCCAGGGAAGGCGGTCAGACTGCGCCAGCCGAGACTCGGCTGTTCCAAGTGCGCTCAAACTCAACAGGGTGCACACGAGCGGTGGAG GTTGATGCCGTGTCCTCCAATCTGAACTCCAACGATGCCTTTGTCCTGGTGACCCCGGCTGCATCTTTCATATGGGTGGGACGAGGAGCCTGTGATACGGAGAAACGTGGGGCACAGCAGCTCTGTGATATCCTTGGAGTGTCGTCTTCCGAGCTGGGTGAAGGAGGAGAGGATG GTAGTTTCTGGGATGCTCTGGGAGGAAAGGCCAATTACCGCACGTCCTCCAGGCTAAAGGACAAGATGAATGCCCACCCACCACGACTGTTTGCCTGCTCAAACAAAACTGGGAATTTCATT ATTGAAGAAGTTCCTGGAGAGATGACTCAAGAAGACCTGGCTACTGATGATGTCATGATTCTGGACACCTGGGATCAG GTGTTTGTTTGGATTGGTAATGAAGCTCATGACGAGGAGAAGACTGAGGCAATGACTTCAG CTGCCCGATACATTGAGACAGACCCAGCCAACCGTGACCCGCGCACACCCATCGTGAAGATTAAACAAGGCTTTGAGCCGCCCACATTCACAGGCTGGTTCCTGGGCTGGGACCACGACTACTGGAGCACTGACCCACTGGAGCGGGCCATGGCGGAGCTGGAGATCTGA